The Pseudocalidococcus azoricus BACA0444 genomic sequence GTGGCAAACCACCCACAGGATTTGGCAACGGCAACAGCAACGGCTTAAACGGGTTGGCATTCAGCAAACGCTGCACTGGGAACACCAACAACTTCAGCGTCTCAAAACCCAACTTCAGCAGGCAGCCTTTGGTCAATGGCAAAGGGAATCTCATCACCATCAACTCTTAAGGGAACGGTTGCAGGGCCTAGACCCCCAGGCCATTTTGAATCGGGGTTATGCGATTGCCTGTCAAGCATCAGGCCGTGTCATCAGCCAGGCCAGTGACCTCAAATCTGGGGAGCTTTTGACCCTCCACTTAGCTCAAGGACAGGTTAAAGTTCGAGTCGAAAAGATTACACCCCCAGCTATGGCATGACCAACCCTTTAGTGGCTAACCAGTCCGGATTAAATAACCGAGATTGATAACGGGAGCCACTGTCACATAAAACCGTCACAATGGTATGACCGGGACCCAATTTTTCCGCCAACGCCACAGCGGCCCCAACGTTAATCCCCACTGACCCCCCCATAAACAGGCCATCTTGGCGTAACAGTTGATAGACCAGATCCACGGCTACTTGATCCGTGACCCGAATTGCCTCATCAATGGGGACATTTTCCATATTGGCTGTGACGCGACTATTGCCAATCCCCTCGGTGATGGAATTACCCTCCAGTTTGATTGACCCGGTTTTGGCGTAGCTGTAAAGACCGCTGCCATAGGGATCGGCCAAAACCGCTTGAATGGCTGGATTTTTTTCCTTCAAGTACAGAGCTACCCCGGCATAGGTTCCCCCGGTTCCCGTCGCCGCCACCCAGGCATCAATTTTCCCCTCTGTCTGCTGCCAAATTTCTGGGCCAGTGGTGGCATAGTGGGCCTGGCGATTGGCTAAGTTATCAAACTGATTGGCCCAAATGGCATTGTCTAATTCCGCAGCCACTCGGCCTGAGAGCTTAACGTAATTATTGGGGTCTTTATAGGGAACGGCCGGGACGGTGCGAACTTCAGCCCCGAGGGTGCGGAGGGTGTCAATTTTTTCCTGAGATTGGGTATCGGGAATGATGATCAAACATTTATAGCCTTTAGCATTACAAATATGGGCCAGGCCAATCCCCGTATTTCCGGCCGTCCCTTCGACAACCGTTCCCCCCGGTTTCAGTAACCCTTTGGCTTCCGCATCTTCAACAATGAACAAGGCGGCCCGATCCTTAACCGACCCCCCTGGATTGAGAAACTCAGCCTTGCCCAAGATTTCGCAGCCGGTGGCCTCGCTAACACTATTGAGACGAATCAGAGGGGTGTTACCGATGGTTTCGACAAAGCCGCGTTTGATATCCATGGGTTTTCAGGCTAACTACATTACTGCTGTTCCTATTGTTAACGATTAGGGGAAAATTAGGCCCACCCGTCAAAATCCGGTAAACTAGCAGGCAGTTTCTGATCTGGGAAATTAATTAAGGCCGCCCATGAGTCAAAGAGCTTGGCTAGAGTTTGTGAAGTCTGTCAGTAAACAAGGACTCAATATCAGTCCATCCATTCTGACGATTGGGCGGGCGGCGGATAACGACTTAGTCCTCAATGATATTGCGGTCTCTCGCTACCATGCTCGGATTGAACGGGTAGAGGTGGGTTATGTTTTGGTTGATGTTGGCAGTAAGGCAGGGACGCGCCTGAACGATGCCAAGTTACAGTCAAATACACCCCACCCCCTAACTGACGGAGATTTGATTACTTTCGGTAATTCAGCATTGCGTTTTCGTTTGCGTTGGCAACACCAAGATGAGGGACAAACAACCACTCAGTCGGATGAATTATTTCAACGCAATGGTCAAGTGCCAGTCCTAGAGGTGAATACCCGGAAGTGGTCGCAAAATTGGGGGATGATGGATGCCGTTTGCCTTTTGGGATCTCACCCGGCCTGTGATATTGCGGTGGAGGGAGTGGATATTGCTCCTTGTCATTTACGGATCAGAGATTGTGGTCATTACCTCGCGATTACAGATCTAACGGAGCTACTGTCAACCTCTGAAACTCTGCTTCAGATTGGCGATGAATATGAACTTGCAGATAAAACGACTGTCATGTACATGGGTTTAGAGTATCCCCAACACATTGATCGTCAGCCCCGTCAATTAGTCTTTCTACCGCCAACCGAGATTAATCCTGATGTTAAAGCCACCCTCCTCACCCCCAATCCCCAGGCCGTGGCAACTGCAACTGTGCCGATTAAAACCCTGTCATTAGTTGGGAAGGTTGAATTTACAATCGGGCGTGATCCAGCCAATCATTTACAAATCAGTCACCCGACCGTTTCTCGCTTCCAGGCCAAGATTGAACACCGTGGTAGCGAATTTATTCTGACCGATTTGGGTTCGAGTAATGGGACGTATATCAATGGGCGACGAGTGAGTGAACCAACTTTATTACGGGTTGGCGATAGTATCAGGATTGGCTGTGAACGCTTTGTCCTGAATATTGATGAAACCCTGACTCAATACTCCGAATCGGGACATTTACGCTTAGATGCGATCCATCTGAATCGAGTGGTGGGCAAAGGGATCACAATTCTCCATGATTTATCCTTATCAATTTTGCCCAAAGAGTTTGTGGCGGTTTTGGGCGCGAGTGGTAGTGGTAAATCAACCCTGCTGGATGCACTGAATGGTCTGCGGCCTGCCACAACTGGCCTGGTCTTGGTCAATGGCACCAACTTTTATCGCAATTACCAGGCCTATCAAACCCAACTGGGCTATGTTCCCCAACGCAACATTATTCATGAGGAGCTTTCTGTTGCCCAGGCCCTCGATTATGCCGCCCGCCTCCGAATGCCCCCCGATACCACCCCCAATGAGCGGGCCGAACGGGTTCAGTCCGTCTTGAATGAGTTGGGGTTAAGCCATCGCCGCCATGTCCCAATTAGTCGCCTAAGTGGGGGGCAACAACGCCGAGTTTGTATTGGAGCGGAACTGCTGACCCAGCCCAGTTTATTTTTCCTCGATGAAGCCACCTCTGGCCTGGATCCGGGGACTGAAGCGGACATGATGTTTCTGCTGCGGCAACTGGCGGATCAGGGGCGGACGATTTTATTGATTACCCATGCCACCCAAAATATTCGGGAGTGTGACTTAGTCATTTACATGGCTGAGGGGGGACGACTAGCCTACTTCGGACCGCCGGAACAAATGCTGAGCTATTTCCGCAGCACGTTTACCGAGGAATTTGCCGGCCTGAAACTGGATGACTTTTCCGGGATTTATCGGGCCCTAGATCAGG encodes the following:
- a CDS encoding cysteine synthase A; translated protein: MDIKRGFVETIGNTPLIRLNSVSEATGCEILGKAEFLNPGGSVKDRAALFIVEDAEAKGLLKPGGTVVEGTAGNTGIGLAHICNAKGYKCLIIIPDTQSQEKIDTLRTLGAEVRTVPAVPYKDPNNYVKLSGRVAAELDNAIWANQFDNLANRQAHYATTGPEIWQQTEGKIDAWVAATGTGGTYAGVALYLKEKNPAIQAVLADPYGSGLYSYAKTGSIKLEGNSITEGIGNSRVTANMENVPIDEAIRVTDQVAVDLVYQLLRQDGLFMGGSVGINVGAAVALAEKLGPGHTIVTVLCDSGSRYQSRLFNPDWLATKGLVMP
- a CDS encoding FHA domain-containing protein — encoded protein: MSQRAWLEFVKSVSKQGLNISPSILTIGRAADNDLVLNDIAVSRYHARIERVEVGYVLVDVGSKAGTRLNDAKLQSNTPHPLTDGDLITFGNSALRFRLRWQHQDEGQTTTQSDELFQRNGQVPVLEVNTRKWSQNWGMMDAVCLLGSHPACDIAVEGVDIAPCHLRIRDCGHYLAITDLTELLSTSETLLQIGDEYELADKTTVMYMGLEYPQHIDRQPRQLVFLPPTEINPDVKATLLTPNPQAVATATVPIKTLSLVGKVEFTIGRDPANHLQISHPTVSRFQAKIEHRGSEFILTDLGSSNGTYINGRRVSEPTLLRVGDSIRIGCERFVLNIDETLTQYSESGHLRLDAIHLNRVVGKGITILHDLSLSILPKEFVAVLGASGSGKSTLLDALNGLRPATTGLVLVNGTNFYRNYQAYQTQLGYVPQRNIIHEELSVAQALDYAARLRMPPDTTPNERAERVQSVLNELGLSHRRHVPISRLSGGQQRRVCIGAELLTQPSLFFLDEATSGLDPGTEADMMFLLRQLADQGRTILLITHATQNIRECDLVIYMAEGGRLAYFGPPEQMLSYFRSTFTEEFAGLKLDDFSGIYRALDQEKNPQAPTPQSLEQAFRDSQLYQDYVVARQTVLQNIPEEPPKRTQNLQPVLRNRLSAWQQFLILTRRNLVILGQDRSNLALTLLIAPLLGMLGFVSWQRDVFDPLKGNAGLALTMIFVTTLIAVMIGAMTTMRDLVKEVEIYRRERMIGLQLVPYVGSKVAIALVLALYQAATYLLVTKLAVDIPGDWGVTMEMFITIASAIFGGMAMGLLVSAFAPSQNIVPLLILMFLVPQIIFSGGIQPVDSFGWPGQVINHLTVIKWPFESMVTLTGLGEGIATDPCWQELTEAQRDNLTEAQQRATCTCYGPGLFQTCNFPGIRAKYVPQVDEPEPTRPPAPAFPTNPANFPAYQAQMEQYQADLKKWEDNYSEWNRQRSRAINEAAGTLNRFNQDQGYMFNVNVRDHWRNQGLLILAMLVAVPFCQKRRDFTK